CCCCGAAGTAGGAATGATGCCGAGCGGCGCGACGAGAGCGCCGTGCCCTACGCCCCCGGCCTCGGCTCATCTGCCACGCACGCCGACACTCCAGCCTGTTCTACGGCGCCGGCACCGCCTTGCCGATGCCCTGCAGCTTGCGTCCCAGCGCCCGGTTCTCCGCGTGCCCCGTCCGCCAGGCGACGAACCGCGCGACGACCGGCCGGCCGAGCAGCGCCAGGTCGCCGATCAGGTCGAGCGCCTTGTGGGTGGCGAACTCGTGGGCCAGCCGGGGCGGGATGAGATCTGGGCCTACGGCTTTCGCAACCCCTACCGCTTCTCCTTCGACCTCGGGGGCGCGCGGGCCCTGTACGTCGGCGACGCCGGCCAGGACCTGTTCGAGGAGGTCGACGTCGTCGGCGTCGAGGCGCTCGCCGGGTCGCATCCGGACGGCGATCGTGCCCGCCCGTTCACCCTGGTGCTCCACGAGGACCACGTGGTCGGGACCCGAGCTCGCGTCCGACGCGGGCGGCCAGGTCGCGGTCCGGTGACCCCCCGTCGGCAGGTCGACCGTGACGGTCACCGATCCGGCCCCGACGCCCCGGGCGGCTGCCTCGGCCATCCTCGGGAGCACCTCGTCGGTGGACACGGTCTCGGCCATACGGGCCGAGAAGTCCGCCATGACCTCGTAGGGCGTGGCCCGGTGGCCGTAGACGAGGCGGTTGGCGATCCGGCGGGCTCGCTGCCGTGCGGGCTGGAACGCGGCTGCGACCACGGCGGTGGCCAGGAGCGACAGCCCGACGTTGGGGTCGTCCGCGCGCGAGCCGGTCAGGAGACCGACGCCCACGACGATCCCGATGTAGACGGCGGTGATGAAGCTGGCGAGCAGTCCGAAGAGGACCGTCCGGTTGAGGACCAGGTCGAAGTCGTAGAGCCGGAACCGCGCGATCGCGACGCCCGTGGCGACCGGGATCAGGGGGGCGGCCACGATCATCGCCCAGTTACCGCTGTCATCGTCGTTGGGACCCAGGACGATGTTCAGCACCATCGTCGTGACAGCCACCGCCCCGGCGAACACCACCCACCTGATCTGCTGTCGCTGCTCCGCGTCGGCTCGGCGTAGACGGACGAACAGAGAGCCCACGGACAGGATCGCCGTCGTGAACAGCAGCGCGGAGCCGATCGTCGCCAGCGGGTCGGGCAGGCCGGATGCGACCGATGCGTCGCCGGACTCGACGACCTGGATCCCGCGGATCGTCCAGGCACCGATCGCGAAGTCCAGGGCCTGGAGCACGATGCCGGCGGCCGCGGCGGCGGCGACCGGGCGCCAGCGACGGCTGGGCAGGTGCCCGTCCGGGAACAGCAGGAGGGCGAAGGTCAGGAACAGCCCGATGCTCACGATCCAGGCCCACCCTCCGATCCAGGAGGCGAGGATGGCGAGGGGCGCGGGGTCGGCCGGGTCGCTGAGGCCCCACTCGGCGTACTGATGCGCCAGGCCGGACAGCATGCCGGTCCCGATCGCCACGTAGATCCACCCGACGGGGTGCCGGGGCCGGTGATGGACGATCACGGCCCCGACCGCCGGGAAGGTCGTCGCCATGACGTACCCGAAGAGCGAGAAGTTCCGGATCAGCTCCCCGAACGACCGACCGGCCAGGATGTCCACCGACAGGGAGAGCCCGACCAGGGCGACCGCGATCCCCAGCAGGACCCGGGAGGTCCACCGCAGCGCGCGGTCGCTCATCCGACCGGCTCCAGGACCAGGAGCGGGACCCGCCCCACGACGGTCGTCCCGGCCGCTGGACGTGAACCGATCGTCACGGCCCCGTCGAGGGACGCCAGTCGGTCCTCTAGGTTCTGCAGCCCGCGCCCCCGCTGTTGGGTCGCCGGCTCGAACCCCACGCCGTCGTCGCGGACCTCGAAGGTGAGCGTGTCCGTGTCGGCGGACAGCTCCACCGTGACCTGTGAGGCGGACGCGTACTTCGCGGCGTTCTGTAGGGCTTCGAGGACGCAGAAGTACACGGCCGTCTCGATCTCCTGGGTGTAGCGGTCGATACCGCGGTCGACGACGCGGACGTCCAGCGGTGAGCGCTCGGCGGCGCTGCGGATCGCCGCGACCAGCCCTCGGTCGGCGAGGACCGCGGGGTAGATGCCTCTGGCCAGGTTGCGGAGGGTCTCCAACGCCTCGTCGACCTCCTCCCGCAGTTCGTCGAGCATCGGTCTCGCACGTTCGGGGTCGCGTTCGGCGACGGTGCGGGCGAGGCGGAGCTTCACCGCCAACGCGACCAGGTGCTGCTGGGCGCCGTCGTGGATGTCGCGTTCCATCCGACGCCGCTCGGCGTCCTGGGTGCTGACGATCCGCTGTCGTGAGTCGCGCAGCTCCTCGGCCCGCCGCGACAGGACGCGCAGACGTTCGCGCAGCTGTTCAGTCAGATGGATGTTGCGCAGGACCAGGCCGGCCTGGGACGCGAGGTCGTGCAGCAGTCGTCCGCCCTCCGGGGTCAGCTGTTCGTCGCGCTGTGCGGTGACGGTCAAGGCCCCGAGCAGCCCACCCTGCAGGCTGACGGCCACCGCGAGGTCGGCGCCGGGGATCGTGGGCAGCTCGTCGCCCGTCATGGCGACACGTCCCGGCGGACCGTCAGCACCGTCATCCGAGCGTGGCCACGCCGCGGCCCGCACGAGCTGACCACCGACGACGACCCACACCTCTGAACGTGCGGCGCTCGTGCCCTCCGCGACCATCCGCGCCATGCGAGGCAACACGTCGTCACCTGCGTACGTCTCGGCGACCCGTCCCGAGAACCTCGCCAGGACCTCGTAGGGCGTCTCCCGGTGTCCGTACACCAGCCGGTTCGCCAGCGCGCCGAGGCGGTCGCGTAGCGGCTGGAACCCGACCGCCACGATGCCCGTCGCGAGCACCGACAGCCACAGGTCGCTGCGGCCCTGGGTGACGAACTCGCTCCCCAGGACCACGATGCTCACGTACGCGACACCGATGAACCCGGCCAGCCCGCCGTAGACGAAACCACGGTTGATGACCCGGTCGATGTCCCACAGCCGGAACCGGATCAGGATGACGAACAGGATCACCGGGATCGCCCCGAACAGCGCCGGGAACGCGTTCATGATGAACGTCTGGAGCCCACCGACCCCGGTGCCGGGGACGGACAGAGCCACGGCCAGGACACCGAACGTGACGGCGCCGGCGAGAGCCGCGACGAGCGTGGTCGCCAGCAGCCGCGACTGGCGGCGGTCGACGTCGTTGTCAGCGTGACGGAACTTGCCCACCTGGGACGCCAGACCGAAAACGGGGATGAGCAACCCGAAGACCGCGATGTACTCGACCGGATCCCTACCGTGCGTGTTCATGATCCAGGACGCCGCGATCACGAAGGCGAAGGTCAGGTACGCCACCCGTGCGGCGCGTCTCGGCAGGGATAGCCGGTGCCAGTCCGGCTTCAGCCGTCCGTCCGGGAACAGCACGATCGCCGCGAGGTACGTCATCCCGGCGACCCCGTGGAACCCGAACCCGTGGATCGGATCGATCCACGGGATGACATCCCGAGCGAAGTGCGCCTCGTTGTTGAAGACCGCCCCGGTGCCGACCATCCCCAGTGCGAGCAGCCGGGCCACGGTGTCCCGCGGTCGCAGGACCATGAGGAAGATGCCCAGAGCCACGTTCATGATGCTGAACGCGTACTGCATCCCGATCACGGGTCCACTCAGCGACTCGCCTCCGCCGATGGCGCTGCCGAGTTCGGCCGTCGTCGTGCGTTGGATCGCCTCACCTACGACCGGCCACGTCCCCGGTCCGCGGCCCTCCGTCCGGACCTCGGCGATGTCGGTG
This genomic interval from Actinomycetota bacterium contains the following:
- a CDS encoding UDP-3-O-acyl-N-acetylglucosamine deacetylase; this encodes MSDRALRWTSRVLLGIAVALVGLSLSVDILAGRSFGELIRNFSLFGYVMATTFPAVGAVIVHHRPRHPVGWIYVAIGTGMLSGLAHQYAEWGLSDPADPAPLAILASWIGGWAWIVSIGLFLTFALLLFPDGHLPSRRWRPVAAAAAAGIVLQALDFAIGAWTIRGIQVVESGDASVASGLPDPLATIGSALLFTTAILSVGSLFVRLRRADAEQRQQIRWVVFAGAVAVTTMVLNIVLGPNDDDSGNWAMIVAAPLIPVATGVAIARFRLYDFDLVLNRTVLFGLLASFITAVYIGIVVGVGLLTGSRADDPNVGLSLLATAVVAAAFQPARQRARRIANRLVYGHRATPYEVMADFSARMAETVSTDEVLPRMAEAAARGVGAGSVTVTVDLPTGGHRTATWPPASDASSGPDHVVLVEHQGERAGTIAVRMRPGERLDADDVDLLEQVLAGVADVQGPRAPEVEGEAVGVAKAVGPDLIPPRLAHEFATHKALDLIGDLALLGRPVVARFVAWRTGHAENRALGRKLQGIGKAVPAP
- a CDS encoding sensor histidine kinase, which encodes MVAYLPLLLIVGVLALWLHRTGRIRSGPALWAGLVFIGALVVNRSVDPVGVLAAVLLAAMMLGRSENPRVRGRADRVFYALFAGFAAMAVIWLIAGILPLLARNVPAVEEAFVRWGGGTDIAEVRTEGRGPGTWPVVGEAIQRTTTAELGSAIGGGESLSGPVIGMQYAFSIMNVALGIFLMVLRPRDTVARLLALGMVGTGAVFNNEAHFARDVIPWIDPIHGFGFHGVAGMTYLAAIVLFPDGRLKPDWHRLSLPRRAARVAYLTFAFVIAASWIMNTHGRDPVEYIAVFGLLIPVFGLASQVGKFRHADNDVDRRQSRLLATTLVAALAGAVTFGVLAVALSVPGTGVGGLQTFIMNAFPALFGAIPVILFVILIRFRLWDIDRVINRGFVYGGLAGFIGVAYVSIVVLGSEFVTQGRSDLWLSVLATGIVAVGFQPLRDRLGALANRLVYGHRETPYEVLARFSGRVAETYAGDDVLPRMARMVAEGTSAARSEVWVVVGGQLVRAAAWPRSDDGADGPPGRVAMTGDELPTIPGADLAVAVSLQGGLLGALTVTAQRDEQLTPEGGRLLHDLASQAGLVLRNIHLTEQLRERLRVLSRRAEELRDSRQRIVSTQDAERRRMERDIHDGAQQHLVALAVKLRLARTVAERDPERARPMLDELREEVDEALETLRNLARGIYPAVLADRGLVAAIRSAAERSPLDVRVVDRGIDRYTQEIETAVYFCVLEALQNAAKYASASQVTVELSADTDTLTFEVRDDGVGFEPATQQRGRGLQNLEDRLASLDGAVTIGSRPAAGTTVVGRVPLLVLEPVG